The Streptomyces sp. NBC_00440 genome contains a region encoding:
- a CDS encoding ATP-grasp domain-containing protein: MRFLVLNRTPLSGRRFPEWIGDRHEAVLLTDAAAVSAAPAVRAKQLAGYAHVEIAPDFHFNPLMEQHALELHRETPFDRVIALSEFDILRAARLRGLLGVPGQDSESASAFRDKLRMKQLLEKSGVPVAPYAPVCHLDDLLGFVAEHGFPVVVKPRRGGGSMGVRVIRDTDGLRALLADHRELGTDDGAQLLAERYIEHELFHVDGIVTDGVPRLMWPSTQGDTSCLDIMAGKPLHSALLDAGDPLREPLVAITREALAALPSPGTFMFHAEVFRDTAGRLVFNEVASRMGGGMIEQVLQLGFGVTLPEVYVRSLAGNAVPQIPAVPQRIAGLSLFPPRPGTLVEIPGECPVPGITAYHRHAEAGTVLGTARTSVEKIGSVLATGDSRAEVEASLAAALDWFERSTVIRTPEDELAATAVPAV, encoded by the coding sequence GTGAGATTCCTCGTACTCAACAGAACACCCCTCTCCGGCCGCCGGTTCCCGGAGTGGATCGGTGACCGGCACGAGGCGGTGCTGCTCACGGACGCGGCAGCGGTCTCGGCGGCCCCCGCGGTCCGTGCGAAGCAGCTCGCCGGTTACGCGCACGTGGAGATCGCACCCGACTTCCACTTCAACCCGCTCATGGAGCAGCACGCCCTGGAGCTGCACCGGGAGACGCCCTTCGACCGGGTGATCGCCCTGTCGGAGTTCGACATCCTGCGGGCCGCCCGCCTGCGCGGGCTGCTCGGGGTGCCGGGTCAGGACAGCGAGAGCGCGAGCGCGTTCCGCGACAAGCTCCGGATGAAGCAGCTGCTGGAGAAGTCCGGTGTGCCGGTGGCCCCTTACGCCCCGGTGTGCCATCTGGACGATCTGCTCGGTTTCGTCGCGGAGCACGGTTTCCCGGTAGTCGTGAAGCCCCGGCGGGGCGGCGGCTCCATGGGGGTCCGGGTCATCCGGGACACGGACGGTCTGCGGGCCCTGCTCGCGGACCACCGCGAGCTGGGCACGGACGACGGTGCGCAGTTGCTGGCCGAGCGGTACATCGAGCACGAGCTGTTCCATGTCGACGGCATCGTCACGGACGGCGTGCCGAGGCTGATGTGGCCCTCCACCCAGGGGGACACCTCGTGCCTGGACATCATGGCGGGGAAGCCGCTGCACAGCGCCCTGCTGGATGCCGGTGATCCGCTGCGGGAGCCGCTGGTGGCCATCACCCGTGAGGCCCTGGCCGCGCTGCCCTCTCCCGGGACGTTCATGTTCCACGCCGAGGTCTTCCGGGACACGGCGGGGCGGCTCGTGTTCAACGAGGTGGCGAGCCGTATGGGCGGCGGCATGATCGAGCAGGTTCTGCAGCTCGGCTTCGGCGTCACCCTGCCCGAGGTCTATGTGCGGTCCCTGGCCGGCAACGCGGTGCCGCAGATCCCGGCCGTCCCGCAGCGGATCGCCGGGCTGTCCCTCTTCCCGCCCCGTCCGGGCACGCTGGTGGAGATCCCCGGCGAGTGCCCGGTGCCCGGGATCACCGCCTACCACCGGCATGCGGAGGCGGGGACGGTTCTCGGGACCGCTCGGACCAGCGTGGAGAAGATCGGTTCCGTGCTGGCCACCGGAGACTCACGGGCCGAGGTGGAAGCCTCGCTCGCGGCAGCTCTGGACTGGTTCGAGCGTTCCACGGTGATCCGTACGCCGGAGGACGAGCTCGCCGCGACGGCGGTCCCCGCGGTCTGA
- a CDS encoding ATP-grasp domain-containing protein: protein MKNPTWEADFVDRVVEADTADLQETLDAARRLAADETEPIRGVLTFVEQSVPAAAAVAAELDLPSVGEQAAYLARDKFAMRTAFGAAQLGQPGFALARDLAEAREAAALVGYPLVLKPLIGGGSKYVRRVDDDAGLAEHFDSIQRGAWTGFTHDPLHVSTRQEYGEAILLEGYVPGSEISVESIVVGGRTHVVAIHDKPLPMEGPFFEEVYYTTPTRLPQELVDRITAATATAHRALGIDTGATHTEFRITAEGDLRILETAGRLGGGPVYQSVLLSTGIDMVDALLDVSTGREADLVPPQPAKPTGFYLFFAERAGELTGVHGMDKVADDERVAEVVMYGEPGDKVLVPPHASAAHGHVLFSDETAEAVEAGFREFRDIISVEVS, encoded by the coding sequence ATCCGCGGTGTGCTGACGTTCGTGGAGCAGAGCGTCCCCGCGGCCGCCGCCGTCGCCGCCGAACTCGACCTGCCATCGGTGGGCGAACAGGCCGCCTACCTGGCCCGGGACAAGTTCGCCATGCGTACCGCGTTCGGCGCGGCGCAGCTGGGTCAGCCCGGCTTCGCGCTGGCCCGCGACCTGGCCGAGGCGCGCGAAGCGGCCGCCCTGGTCGGCTACCCCCTGGTCCTCAAGCCGCTCATCGGCGGCGGCAGCAAGTACGTACGGCGGGTGGATGACGACGCCGGGCTCGCGGAGCACTTCGACTCCATCCAGCGCGGGGCGTGGACGGGCTTCACCCATGACCCGCTGCATGTGAGTACCCGTCAGGAGTACGGCGAGGCCATCCTTCTGGAGGGCTATGTCCCCGGCTCCGAAATCAGTGTCGAATCCATCGTGGTCGGCGGGCGGACACATGTGGTGGCGATCCATGACAAGCCGCTGCCCATGGAAGGGCCCTTCTTCGAAGAGGTCTACTACACAACTCCTACACGCCTTCCGCAGGAGCTTGTGGATCGCATCACAGCGGCGACTGCGACAGCTCACCGCGCGCTCGGAATCGATACCGGGGCCACACATACGGAGTTCCGGATCACCGCGGAGGGCGATCTCCGCATTCTGGAAACGGCGGGACGTCTGGGGGGCGGGCCCGTATATCAGTCCGTACTCCTCAGCACGGGTATCGACATGGTCGACGCCCTGCTCGACGTGAGCACGGGGCGCGAAGCCGACCTCGTTCCGCCCCAGCCCGCGAAGCCCACCGGCTTCTATCTGTTCTTCGCGGAACGGGCGGGTGAACTGACGGGTGTGCACGGTATGGACAAGGTCGCCGACGACGAACGCGTCGCGGAAGTGGTGATGTACGGGGAGCCGGGCGACAAGGTCCTCGTACCGCCCCATGCTTCGGCCGCGCACGGACACGTTCTGTTCTCCGACGAGACCGCCGAGGCCGTGGAAGCCGGATTCCGTGAATTCCGCGACATAATCTCTGTGGAGGTCTCGTGA